The window GTACGATGCATCTGTTCAACTTTGCTATTTTGTTGGTGAGTGTGAGGGTATGAAATGCGAGGCAATACACCATTATCGTCAAGAAACGAACGAAAAGCTTGAAGTTTAACAAATTCAGCAGCCCATCACATTGAAAAGACTTTAATTTTGTAAAGAATTGGGTCAATACATAGGCATAAAAATGCTTAAAGGTGGTGAAGTATCAGATTTACGCTTAAGAGGAAATACCCAAGAGAACTTTGTGAAATTatcatgaaataaaatataatagcAAAAATCAGTAAAAGAGGGAATAGGGGAAGTTCAAATATCACTATGAATTAACTCGAAcggagatgaagaaaaagaactaGAATCCATAGATGGTAACTTCTGGTGCTTGCCAAGTTGACAAGCATTACATAAATACTCTAAACATTTGAATGAAGAACAAGGTAACTTATTGACCCTAATTAAACTAGCTAAAACAACAGAGCTTGGATGTCCTATACGGCGATGCCAAAGGTTTGGAGAGACACGAGCAGCAGCAAGACCAGAGTGAGAAGCTGCAACATAATCACCAAAATGAGAAGAAATTGAATAAAGTGGTCCACGACTATTGCAGCGAAGGAGATGCCTCTTCGTTATGAGTTCCTTAATCGAAAAACCAAAAGGATCAAATTCCATGGAACAATTATTATCCGTAGTAAATTTTTGAATACTTAGTAAATTGGTGGAAAGATGAGGAACAATTAAAATATCTCAAAGCGAAAAGCGAGAATTAGAATTAGAGAGAGTACCATGTCCAGTGTAGGAGATAGGAAGTTGAGTTCCATTACCCACAACTACACAATCCGAGCCATTGTATGGAGTAACTGAGGATAAATTGGATGCATTTGGAGTCATGTGTGAAGTTGATCCAGTATCCACAAACCAAGAGGCATCACCGGGTGAAGAAAATGAGTAGTTGGAACTAATGTCTAACACAAAGACCTTAGAATTTAGAGATGGACAATCGCGAGCAGTGTGGTGTGGCTGATAGCATAGTTGAAAATAAAGATTCACATTATTAGGTTGGGAGGGAATGAAAGCAGTAGGAAAAGAAATTGGAGGAGGACCTAGAATGGAAGGAAGACGTGGACGAGGAGTGAACTGTTGAGACCCAACATTAAAGGATTTGGTATTCCCTTGAGTGTGGCGGCCTCGACCACGTCCACCATTGGAATAATGCCCACCATTGTTATTATGACCACGTCCACGACCATAAGAGGAAGAAGATTGTTGCTTAGCCACAAAAGCAGTGGTGGAATTATTCGTAGAAGAACTAGAGAGACTAGTTAATTGGGCTTCATGAAGAAAAAGTAGAGAACGCGCTTCAACAAAGGTAGGAAGAGGAACACGAGTAGAGATAGAGGTGCTCACATACATATATTCTGGAGTTAATCCAAAAAGTATTTGTAGAACAAGATCAGATTCAGAGATTGGATTGCCTATGGATGTCAATGCATCTGCAATGGACTTGAGACGATGGACACATTCATTAATTAAAAGATTACCTTTCTTAAGGTGTTGAAACTGGACTTTCAGTTGAAGTGTCCGAGAACTGACTTGATCACGGAATAAATGCTCGATTTGAAGCCATACGTCTCTAGAAGTGAGAGAATAATTTGGCTTGATAATAGCTTGAAGAATTTCTTGAGAAATATTTGCTTGAATCCATGAAATAATAATGGAGTCAAGTTGAATCCATTGTTGAAAGGAAGGATTCGGGATAGAGGTACCATCATCATGAAGAATAGTAGGAGCAGGACAGGGAAAACTTCCATCAATAAAACCATTAAAACCATGACCTTTGAATACCGGTAAGAAAAGCTCTCTCCATAACATATAGTTTGTAAAGTCAAGAACAGTAGGAATAAGATTTTTAATGTTGGAGATGAAAATAGCAGAGGGAGAGGATAGAAGAAAGGAGGAAGTGTTAGTCATGGAGGCCGGGGATGTAGGAACTGATTCAGTAGAGGAGTTGGGAGCCATGATTCAACAGAGGAGAAAAACAAAACCTAGACTTCTGATACCATGAAACAAGTAATATTTCTTAATGTATATCATAACAGTACAATGCTATATATAAAGCACATCTACCTGTACAGATAACGTACTGATCTTCTTAAGTATAAAAACTAATTCAAAATAATTTAAGTTACATAGTTATCACTTTGATCTCTCATGGAGCTCAACCGTGAAGATAATTTTAAAGTATAACCACAATTTGAGAGGTAAATTCTGATTATGATTTTGAAGAATTTGGACACTTGAAATTTATTCATTTTAGGTGAAGCTCTATTAATGGCAAAACTAAATAGGAAGCAATTCGCTAAAGGAATAATGTCAAACACATATATTTTATAAAGTACAAGTTGGGGGTTGTTTGGCATGGTGTATAAGAATAGTGTTGAATATAGTATATTAGTTATGTTGGGAATAGTTACGTCGAGATTATTTCTTATTAACTATTTGGTTTtgtgtattaaaaaaataatatgcatTGTATATTTCTATAAGAAAAATGATTTCTATGAAAAAATACCTTCGACGGTTTGAAAAGGATTTGAATTTTTTTCTGAAAGGGTAGTTCTGTCTTTATATATGCTTAtccatatattaaaaattatgatattattaATATCATGGTTTGCtatgtataaaaattgtattgaATAGGGTATAAAACTAAGACAAGTATTAATTGTATATAggttgaaaaaaataaaatattagtaATACCAAAGCTAATACATATAAGATTTTTTATTAGATAGTATTTTTTCGCTCCTGCTTCTCTCTAGGCGCTGGTTAGCCTAACGTGTGCCCTGGAGGTCCATGGGAAAGGGACGAGGTCGGGGAAGAGGAAGACCTAAGAAAGAGATACAAATTCCTTTTGGGAGTGCAGTGCATGTTCAATCCAAAGTGGATGCTTCAACATCCAAACAATCAGCTACCAAAATTCCAATGGAACATTTACCCGCATCGGAACCTTCAACGAGCTCAACAACTGAGAAGCGACAGGTAGTGGAGCTGGTGGAAGAGGACAAAGCACCACTACAAGTGAGATCTCAGGCGGAGGGTGGAACGCAACTGAAGATAGCTGAGGATCTGGTGGATAAGTCACCTACTCAAACACAGGGTGTGAAAGTCCCAACACAGAGCAACCCTGAAATTAAAGAGGCAAATAAGGAGATTCCTACAGAGCAAGAGGCAGTTGTGAATAAACCTAAGTGAAACTCGTTGTTTGCTGGAAATAGAACTGCGGAAAATGGTATGACCTTAACCTATTTCCTGCTTCAAAATTTTAATGGAGAAACTATAGTCCAACTAGAAAAAATTGAAGTAGAGAAGGAAACAGAAAAATGGAAGAATGCCCTTATTGTCTATGTGACGGGAGAAACACCAGGGTACTCCCTCATGAATAGGTATATATCCCAGATGTTGAATACCATAGCTATACCAGATCTGTTTCTTCATGAGGAAGGTTATTATATGGCTCGATTTTATGATGTTAAAGATATGAATGAGATTCTATTCTCTGACCCTTATACTATTCGAAATCGACCAATTATTCTGAAACCATGGATCCCTGCTTTTGATTTTAGCCAAGAGTTCATGACTGAGATACCACTGTGGGTTAAGTTCCCCAAATTACCTATGAGTTTCTAGGGATGAGGTTCCTTGGGAAGAATTGCTAGTGCATTAGGGAAACCTTTGTTTGCGGATGAATGTACAACTAAGCAAACAAGGATCTCATATGCCAGAATGCTAATTGAAGTAAATGTGTCTAAACCACTGCCTGACACAATTACAGTTATGGAGCCAAATGGACAAAAATTTTAGCAGGAGGTGGTATTTGAATGGATGCCCCAATtctgtcctcaatgcttaactaTAGGATACATTTTCTCTAAGAAGATACCTGAACAACACTTGATGGAGAGGCAAATACAGAACATGAGTAGAGGTAAACAGAAGAAGGTGGTTCAGGAATGGAAGCCTAAAGAGGTACCATCAACTAGCCAAAATGTGGATAAACAGCAGCCGGATCATCTTGAGGTAGCTCAGCCTAGAGTATCTATTAATGAAAgcaaacatcaacaacaagaagCTAACTCACAAAATCAAGTAGCAACTCCAGATGGAACAGTGAGGAATGCCTCTAAAGGAAAGGAGCAAGTGCCAAGCCAGGAATTGAACTTGATCAACTTTCCATAGTTGAGTGCTGCTATGGCTAGCAAATCTAAAACTGGGAAAGTGCTGCCTTTGCAAAGAGAGGACCAGAGAACCAGACAAGCAAAACCTCCTGATTTGGGAGGTAATACAACTTCTCAATGACTTGGATTATGTGGAATATTAGAGGTGTAAATAAAATGTATAAACAGAGAGAGTTAAAGGAATATATAAggtcaaaaaatatcaaaatactGGGCCTGTTGGAAACCAGAGTTAAGCAATATAGATGTCCAGAAATAGCTAAGACTATTACTCCCAATTGGGGTATTATTAATAACTATTCCTCTGCTGTCAATGGAAGAATATGGCTTATGTGGGATCAAGGAGATTACAATATAACTGCACTAAAAGTGGAAGCTCAATTAGTACATTGTGAAGTTAGAGATTTCTCTTCTAACTTTCAATGTGTTCTGACTATTGTCTATGGATTCAATATTGTGGAGGAAAGGAGATCTCTATGGAACACTCTTAAAAACATCTCGTGTAATACTAACTGCCCATGGCTAGTATGTAGGGACTTTAATGCAATATTATCGACTACTGATAGAAAGAGCTGCCATCCTGTGAGTTTTAGTGAAGTAAAGGATTTTTCAAACTGTATCACTGCCATTCTACTAAATGAATTACAATGGAAAGGTGAATATTTCACATGGTCAAATAAGCAACAAGGATCAGAGAGAGTTAGTAGCAAAATTGATAGAGCATTTGGTAATTATGACTGGATGATGTTGTGGGGCCATATTATCTTAGAATATGACCTCCGTAACATTTCAGACCATGCCCCAATATTTTTGACATTGCAGAGTGTGAACCATAACATCAGAGATCCATTCAGATTCTTCAACATATGGAGTGAGCATCCACAATTCTTGGAGCTAATTGATGTCCACCGGAAGAAGCAGCTTGATAGAGATCCTATGCAGAATGTATGGAACAAACTAAAGGCATTGAGGCCAGTCTTTAGATAGCTGAATCAAAAAGAGTTTAAAACAACATCAGTGAAGATTGAGAAGGCAAGAGAAGAACTACAATGTATTCAAGCTGCAATAGTAGCCAGATATGATAGCAGTCTTGTGATTAAAGAAAAAGAAGCTTTGATGAATCTTGAGAAATGGAACCTGCTTGAGGAGAGTATTATAAGGCAAAAGTCTAGAGCCAAATAGATACAATTGGGGGATCCAAATTCTAAGTATTTTACTACAGTTATAAAGGAAAGAAGCCAAAGGAAGCAAATCATGGAACTCAATTCCATGGCAGGTGCTAAGCTATTGACTGATCCTAAGTAGCTCAGAGATGAAATTGTATCATTCTACAAAGGGTTAATGGGGACCTTTAGTCCCTCACTAAAGGCAGTCAACAAAGTTACAATGAGCAAGGGACCCAAGCTAAGTCATGAACAGCAAATTCTCTTGTGTGCTCCAATTACTGACTAAGAAATAGCTGATGGACTGAGTTCAATTGGAAATGATAAATCTCCAGGGGTGGATGGGTATAATGCCTACTTATTTGAAAAGCCATAGAGTATATTGGGGCTAGAGATTACAAGGGCGGTAAGAAGATTCTTTGAGTGTGGCAAGATGGATAGAGCTATTAACTGCACTTCTCTCACCTTGATCCCTAAATATGATCATCCTGTTATAGTGAAAGAGTATAGACCAATTGCTTGTTGTATTGTTCTGTACAAAATTATTTCTAAAGTCCTTGCCTCAAGACTCCAGAAAGTTATTGCATCAATAGTATGTGAAGCACGGGCTGGATTTATTCCAGGCAGGAAGATATCAGATAACATCTTTCTTGCTCAAGAACTGGTGAAATCCTATACAAGGAAGAATATTTTCCCTAGATGCATGATAAAAATAAACCTTCAAAATACCTATGACTCAGTGGAATGGATATTTCTGGAGCAGGTCCTAGATGAGCTTGTATTTCCTAGACAATTCACCATGTGGACCTTAGAATGTGTGAAGACAGTTAACTATTCTATATTGGTTAATGGAGAACCCACAACTCCATTTGATGCAGCTAAATGGCTAAGACAGGGAGACCTAATTTCACCATTTCTCTTTGCCTTAGCCATGGAATACTTAAGTATAAAGCTCAATGAGTTGAAAGGAAATAAAGTGTTCAAGTATCACCCAAAGTGCTCTAAACTAGCAGTGACTCATATATCATTTGCAGATGATCTACTGTTATTCTCTAGAGGAGATGTTGAGTCTGTTTTCATACTAAATAGGTATTTTTTGGACTTCTCTTCTGCTTCAGGACTTCAAGCTAACAAAGAGAAGAGCTCCATTTATTTTGGAGGAGTCACTCAGATTATTCAAGATCAAATCCTACAACTGTTAGGATTTCCAAAAGGAAAGCTCCCCTTCAAATATCTGGGAATCCCCCTGTCCACTAAAAAGATCTCTTTACTTCAGTGGCAACCATTGATCAACAAAATGGTAGCCAGAATCTCATCTTGAACTGTAAAAAAACTCTCATATGCGGGGAGATCTCAGTTAATCCAAACAGTCCTCTTTGGTATTCAAGCATATTGGTCTCAACTGTTTGCTATTCCTTCAAAAGTACCAAGTACAATTGAGGCCTATTGTCGAAGCTACTTATGGTCTGGCACAAACACAATCACAAGGAAAGTTTTAATTGATTGGGATAAGGTTTGCACTCCAAAGTCAATGGGTGGCCCAGGCTTGCTAAATATAAGACTATGGAATAAAGCTGCAATAGCTAAGGCAAGTTGGGATATTGAGCATAAGATAGATAGATTTGTGGATCTGGTGGTTACATGCCTACTACATCAAGAACCAGCAATTCAGTCAAATGCCTATCCCTCAACATGTAGGATGGATGGTGAGAAAAATATTTGAAGCAAGAGACCCAATGGCACCGATT is drawn from Nicotiana tomentosiformis chromosome 12, ASM39032v3, whole genome shotgun sequence and contains these coding sequences:
- the LOC138903120 gene encoding uncharacterized protein, translating into MYKQRELKEYIRSKNIKILGLLETRVKQYRCPEIAKTITPNWGIINNYSSAVNGRIWLMWDQGDYNITALKVEAQLVHCEVRDFSSNFQCVLTIVYGFNIVEERRSLWNTLKNISCNTNCPWLVCRDFNAILSTTDRKSCHPVSFSEVKDFSNCITAILLNELQWKGEYFTWSNKQQGSERVSSKIDRAFGNYDWMMLWGHIILEYDLRNISDHAPIFLTLQSVNHNIRDPFRFFNIWSEHPQFLELIDVHRKKQLDRDPMQNVWNKLKALRPVFR